TGAGGAGCGCATCGGCCGAGAATCGTGGCCGAATATTCAGATATTCTGTCGATACGGGGTTAAACTTTATATCACATTACGTGAATAATTATGTAGGGGCAATCGGTTATTGTTCTACGTGCCCCTACCCCACCCCACTTCAACGACTCCGTGAGCGGACGTCAGGCTTCGCGGTCGACGACGACCCACCGGTCAGAGTAGGCAGCCCCGCAGGTACAGTGGGCGTAGGCGTGGATGACGTCACCTTCCGCGTAGAGGCCGCCAACCTCTTCGTTTTGCTCCTCGGCGAACGCGAAGATGTTACGAATCTGGTGGTCGTCGTCCGACTCTTCGTCCCACTTCTGCGGACAGGTTCCAGAGAGCAGGTCGCCGCCGATGTCGCCGTCGTTGCCCATCGCTCGCTGCGCGAACGTCATCGGGTCTACGCCCGTCGCCTTCTCGTACATCGCGCGCCCCTGCTTGCCGGGGAGGACCATCACGACGCCCTCGTCACGGACTTCGCCATGTTCGGCGAGCGCCTCGGGATTCGAGAGGGCGTGTGCGGCGAAGAAAATCAACACGTCGTCGGTACGCTTTCCAGCCAGGAACTCCTCACGCGCGGTTTCGCTCATGGCCGTGCTATCGGTGCGGTGGATAAAAACCGTGTGGCTCAGGGTTCGAGCGACGTTGCCGCGAGGAGGACGCGAAGCGCCTGCTC
This sequence is a window from Haladaptatus sp. QDMS2. Protein-coding genes within it:
- a CDS encoding DUF5807 family protein, giving the protein MSETAREEFLAGKRTDDVLIFFAAHALSNPEALAEHGEVRDEGVVMVLPGKQGRAMYEKATGVDPMTFAQRAMGNDGDIGGDLLSGTCPQKWDEESDDDHQIRNIFAFAEEQNEEVGGLYAEGDVIHAYAHCTCGAAYSDRWVVVDREA